In Hydrogenovibrio thermophilus, the following are encoded in one genomic region:
- a CDS encoding response regulator produces MSHTSPRQHEILVVDDIAANLKLLSNILADEHYNVRVAINGQMALASIHAQKPDLVLLDIKMPDMDGFEVCKRLKAEPETASIPIIFISALNETEGKVDAFRAGGVDYITKPFANEEVLARVHTHLELNDYKNHLEEKVSQAVSEIQNLNDELEATQKEVIYMMGAAIDERSHETGLHVVRVAEAAKRLATLHGVEADTIDLIYRAAPMHDIGKVAIPDAILNKPGKLTDDEMAMMKTHSQIGYDILKYSKRSVLQMAAIIAQQHHERFDGFGYPNGLKGKDIHIAGRVCALADVFDALSHERVYKPAWEPEQVRDYFREQKGKAFDPDLAELFLQNFDDFLDINRRFKDE; encoded by the coding sequence GTGAGTCACACATCACCCAGACAGCATGAAATTCTTGTTGTTGACGACATCGCCGCCAACCTCAAGTTATTGAGCAACATTCTGGCCGACGAACACTACAATGTTCGTGTCGCCATCAATGGTCAGATGGCGCTCGCCTCGATTCATGCTCAAAAACCGGATTTGGTCTTGTTGGACATCAAAATGCCCGATATGGACGGGTTCGAAGTCTGTAAACGCCTCAAAGCCGAGCCGGAAACCGCCAGCATTCCCATTATCTTCATCAGCGCCCTCAATGAAACCGAAGGCAAAGTCGATGCCTTCCGTGCCGGTGGCGTCGACTACATCACCAAACCCTTCGCCAACGAAGAAGTCTTGGCGCGCGTTCACACTCACCTGGAACTGAACGACTACAAAAACCATCTGGAAGAAAAAGTCAGTCAAGCCGTCTCTGAAATTCAAAACCTCAACGACGAGTTGGAAGCAACCCAAAAAGAAGTCATCTATATGATGGGTGCCGCCATTGACGAACGCTCACACGAAACCGGATTACACGTGGTTCGCGTGGCCGAGGCCGCCAAACGGCTCGCCACGTTGCACGGCGTGGAAGCCGATACCATCGATTTGATTTACCGCGCCGCGCCTATGCACGACATCGGCAAAGTGGCCATTCCGGACGCCATCCTCAACAAACCGGGCAAATTGACGGACGACGAAATGGCCATGATGAAAACCCACAGCCAAATCGGTTACGACATTCTCAAATACTCCAAACGCTCCGTCCTGCAAATGGCCGCCATCATTGCACAGCAACATCACGAACGCTTTGACGGCTTCGGCTACCCGAATGGCTTAAAAGGCAAAGACATCCACATCGCCGGCAGAGTATGCGCCCTGGCCGACGTATTCGACGCCCTCAGCCACGAACGCGTTTACAAACCCGCTTGGGAACCCGAACAAGTACGCGACTATTTTCGCGAACAAAAGGGCAAAGCCTTCGACCCCGACTTAGCCGAGCTTTTCCTGCAAAACTTCGACGACTTCCTCGATATCAACCGACGCTTTAAAGACGAATAA
- a CDS encoding molybdopterin molybdotransferase MoeA, with protein MLKANVDLQQDYDSVLAEILEKTHPVTEKELLSLNRLVGRILAEDVLSPLDLPSYRQSAMDGYGIAAGETVGRQKVVTTISAGDKPGKVTIEPGQAVRIMTGAAVPAGIDYVIPQEQARIQEDSGVTWLLLKGDVPKRNHIKAIGSDVSEGQCVLKAGHRLRPQDIGLLASIGLTSVNVFKRVRVVVLTSGNELARPGESLQTGQVYDANAFLITSLCEALDVDVLAQITLPDEAETVKKTFDDWQDQADVILTVGGASVGEKDFVASVIRSLPNHRRWKLKMKPAKPFSMGMMNDCMILALPGNPVAAFMSFQVLAKPVLKKRSGRRDWSGKAMRYPLKTGLDNRQQPMRWLPVRVVGEELVPLKPLSGGDLAGLSVSDGFVRFESGREYAAGDEVRFWRI; from the coding sequence ATGTTAAAAGCAAATGTGGATTTACAACAGGATTACGATTCCGTATTGGCCGAAATCCTTGAAAAAACGCATCCAGTTACCGAGAAAGAATTGCTGTCACTGAATCGTTTAGTTGGGCGGATTCTGGCGGAGGATGTTCTGTCACCACTGGATTTGCCGTCGTACAGACAAAGTGCGATGGATGGTTATGGCATTGCTGCGGGTGAAACCGTCGGTAGGCAAAAAGTCGTGACGACGATTTCAGCAGGCGATAAACCGGGGAAGGTGACGATAGAACCCGGCCAAGCGGTTCGTATTATGACCGGTGCCGCGGTTCCGGCCGGCATTGACTATGTGATTCCTCAAGAACAAGCTCGAATTCAGGAAGACTCTGGAGTGACTTGGTTGTTGCTGAAAGGCGATGTTCCTAAACGAAACCATATTAAAGCGATTGGTTCCGATGTGAGCGAGGGGCAATGTGTCTTGAAAGCCGGGCATCGTTTGCGCCCTCAGGATATCGGGTTGCTGGCTTCGATTGGCTTGACCTCGGTGAATGTGTTTAAAAGGGTCAGGGTCGTGGTCCTGACTTCCGGTAATGAATTGGCCAGGCCTGGTGAAAGTTTGCAAACCGGGCAAGTGTATGACGCCAATGCGTTTTTAATCACGTCTTTGTGTGAAGCGCTGGATGTCGATGTATTGGCACAGATTACCTTGCCGGATGAGGCCGAGACCGTGAAAAAGACGTTTGATGACTGGCAGGACCAGGCCGATGTGATTTTGACCGTCGGCGGGGCTTCCGTGGGTGAAAAAGATTTCGTGGCATCGGTCATCCGCTCTTTACCGAACCATCGGCGCTGGAAGTTGAAAATGAAACCGGCCAAGCCGTTTTCGATGGGGATGATGAACGATTGTATGATTCTGGCGTTACCGGGTAATCCCGTGGCGGCATTCATGAGTTTTCAGGTGTTGGCAAAGCCCGTGCTCAAAAAACGTTCGGGGCGGCGGGATTGGTCAGGAAAGGCGATGCGTTATCCATTAAAAACAGGTCTGGATAATCGGCAACAACCCATGCGTTGGCTGCCTGTGCGGGTGGTCGGTGAAGAGCTGGTACCATTAAAACCTTTGTCGGGTGGAGACTTGGCTGGGTTAAGTGTCTCTGACGGGTTTGTTCGATTCGAGTCCGGTCGTGAATATGCGGCTGGTGATGAAGTCCGGTTTTGGAGGATTTGA
- a CDS encoding NTP transferase domain-containing protein, whose amino-acid sequence MRLVMKSGFGGFDVLGVIILAGGEGRRMHGMDKGWCRFSNGESFVETVMSQLEQLGQYNEGKRVKLVISANRNLQAYQSLGKAVVPDIRSGFHGPLAGIESVMSAFQHASISRWCTWPVDSVTVPYEALQRLVAMDEGKIGYLADAHRQHFAHLSVPSSFRASISGYLNGGEGSIKGWLTQQRDYVVPLNLNPAERIENCNRWPQAVDGTNDVIRL is encoded by the coding sequence ATGCGGCTGGTGATGAAGTCCGGTTTTGGAGGATTTGACGTGTTGGGCGTCATCATTTTGGCGGGCGGGGAAGGCCGGCGGATGCATGGAATGGATAAAGGGTGGTGCCGTTTTTCAAACGGCGAATCCTTTGTTGAAACCGTCATGTCGCAGTTGGAGCAATTGGGACAATATAACGAAGGGAAGCGGGTCAAATTGGTGATCAGCGCAAATCGAAACCTGCAAGCCTATCAATCACTCGGCAAAGCGGTTGTGCCGGATATTCGTTCAGGGTTTCATGGCCCTTTGGCGGGCATTGAGTCCGTGATGAGTGCGTTTCAGCATGCGTCGATTTCCCGCTGGTGCACCTGGCCGGTGGATTCCGTTACGGTTCCCTATGAAGCACTTCAGCGCTTAGTGGCGATGGACGAGGGCAAAATCGGTTATCTCGCGGATGCGCATCGACAACATTTCGCCCATTTATCCGTTCCATCCTCTTTTCGGGCATCGATTTCCGGTTATTTGAATGGCGGTGAAGGTTCAATTAAGGGATGGCTGACTCAACAGCGGGATTATGTGGTTCCTTTGAACCTGAATCCGGCAGAACGGATTGAGAATTGCAACCGTTGGCCGCAAGCTGTCGACGGAACCAACGATGTTATTCGTCTTTAA